The following are from one region of the Geoalkalibacter subterraneus genome:
- a CDS encoding PAS domain-containing protein, which translates to MRNERTDIRNQDIKGIFGLNLALERIEGGVVDLRDRTSPKKVHDERERLLAELDATINAINDAVILYKPSGDIVRMNPVARRLLNYDETTERKPLQERLENLRVERPDGSPLPLAPYLTRVLKGESFHGILGVLKRACGEDTWLQLSAAPVFSAQGEIIAAIGTATDITALHRADEERIRGLLMLTHDLRNPLTVIQGHTQLFRCFGRLPNKVRDDSLGIGLYVARRLVEAQGGRIWVESGKGQGAAFHFTLPMQK; encoded by the coding sequence ATGAGAAACGAACGGACAGACATAAGAAATCAGGATATCAAGGGAATTTTCGGACTCAACCTGGCACTGGAACGCATCGAGGGAGGGGTTGTCGACCTGCGTGACCGCACCTCTCCCAAAAAGGTTCATGACGAACGTGAGCGCCTGTTGGCTGAACTCGATGCAACCATCAATGCCATTAACGACGCAGTCATTCTTTACAAACCCAGCGGAGACATCGTGCGGATGAATCCGGTGGCGCGCCGTCTTCTGAACTATGATGAGACCACAGAGCGCAAACCCCTGCAGGAAAGGCTTGAGAATCTAAGAGTGGAAAGGCCTGATGGCTCGCCACTTCCTTTGGCGCCGTATCTCACAAGGGTTTTAAAGGGCGAATCCTTTCACGGGATACTGGGCGTCCTGAAACGAGCTTGCGGGGAAGATACCTGGCTGCAACTGAGCGCGGCACCAGTCTTTTCAGCACAGGGGGAGATTATCGCTGCAATCGGAACCGCAACGGATATCACCGCACTGCACCGGGCGGACGAAGAGCGCATTCGCGGCTTGCTGATGCTGACCCATGATCTCCGCAACCCCCTGACGGTCATTCAAGGGCATACCCAGCTGTTTCGCTGCTTCGGGCGCCTGCCCAACAAAGTGCGCGATGACAGTCTCGGCATCGGACTTTACGTCGCCCGCCGCCTTGTGGAAGCTCAAGGGGGACGGATCTGGGTGGAAAGCGGCAAGGGACAGGGCGCCGCCTTCCATTTCACTCTCCCCATGCAGAAATGA